From Rutidosis leptorrhynchoides isolate AG116_Rl617_1_P2 chromosome 3, CSIRO_AGI_Rlap_v1, whole genome shotgun sequence, a single genomic window includes:
- the LOC139897716 gene encoding THO complex subunit 6, whose protein sequence is MKMVGGEGDCREWDEDAYRDSILEDRQSHSLTIFRTLFSPSPSDRNPNFIIAASSDGSIASYSLSSIISSLPLGYGNSRAQNLFVAEPKTLIHGHDGPAYDLKFYGDGDDSLLLSCGDDGRIRGWKWMDFMNADQDGLSQGGRLKPQIELANPQHKGPWGALSPIPETNAIAVDTEGGSIYSAAGDSCLYCWDVERSKVKQTFKGHDGYLHSVVARNSYKQIITGSEDGTARIWDCRNGKCINVVEPGTDKKSAYVSCIALDATEKWLACGSGRNLSVWNLSASEKISGISTRACVQDICFDDNQILAVGAEPLLSRYDINGVMLSQIQCIPQSTFSVSLHPSGVTCVAGYGGVVDVISQFGSHLCSFRCQSYR, encoded by the exons atgaaaatggtgGGTGGTGAAGGGGACTGTAGGGAGTGGGATGAAGATGCCTATAGAGACAGCATCTTAGAAGACAGACAATCCCATTCCCTCACCATTTTCCGTACACTCTTCTCACCATCTCCTTCAGAccgaaaccctaatttcatcattgcTGCTTCTAGTGACGGTTCAATCGCCTCATACTCTTTATCATCTATAATCTCATCACTC CCATTAGGTTATGGTAATTCTAGGGCTCAAAA tttatttGTTGCTGAACCAAAAACTTTAATTCATGGGCATGATGGTCCGGCTTATGATCTCAAGTtctatggtgatggtgatgattccTTGTTATTAAG TTGTGGTGATGATGGTCGAATTCGAGGATGGAAGTGGATGGATTTTATGAATGCTGATCAGGATGGTTTGTCACAAG GTGGCCGTTTGAAGCCTCAAATTGAGTTGGCTAATCCTCAACATAA GGGTCCTTGGGGTGCACTTTCCCCTATTCCCGAAACTAATGCTATCGCTGTTGATACTGAG GGTGGCTCTATATATTCAGCTGCTGGTGATTCATGTTTGTATTGTTGGGATGTG GAGAGATCTAAAGTAAAACAGACTTTCAAAGGGCATGATGGTTATCTACATTCTGTCGTTGCCCGGAATTCGTATAAGCAG ATTATAACTGGCTCAGAAGATGGAACAGCCAGAATTTGGG ATTGCAGAAACGGGAAATGTATTAATGTTGTTGAGCCAGGGACTGATAAGAAATCTGCTTATGTCAGTTGCATTGCACTTGATGCTACTGAAAAGTGGTTG GCTTGTGGCAGTGGACGGAATCTATCCGTGTGGAATCTTTCTGCTTCTGAAAAAATTTCAGGGATATCGACTCGTGCTTGCGTTCAAGATATATGCTTTGACGATAATCAA ATTTTAGCTGTGGGAGCGGAACCACTATTAAGTCGATATGACATAAATGGTGTTATGCTTTCTCAGATACAATGTATACCCCAGTCAACATTTTCCGTTTCCTTACATCCATCTGGT GTCACTTGTGTTGCTGGTTATGGTGGTGTGGTAGATGTTATTTCTCAATTTGGAAGCCACTTGTGTTCGTTTCGATGCCAATCTTATAGATGA